One stretch of Bombus affinis isolate iyBomAffi1 chromosome 4, iyBomAffi1.2, whole genome shotgun sequence DNA includes these proteins:
- the LOC126915373 gene encoding trypsin-4-like, whose translation MLLTEQVETQIQLLILPADESRIVGGQPASIDEHPYQVSLRFNNRHVCGGSIISEQWIVTAAHCVQSPLVRFFSIKAGTSDLTEDNATVVTAEEIITHESYDRSIADYDIALIRLEKRLVYSSRIKPILLAPIADHYTAGSNAMVTGWGILRNNGPLTTRLRKVQVPLVSSAQCSRLYVTRPITRRMICAGYVNAGGKDACQGDSGGPLVQHDKLIGIVSWGFGCARPSYPGVYTRVTVLRSWITEKTGL comes from the exons ATGCTTTTAACAGA ACAAGTGGAAACGCAAATTCAACTATTGATTCTTCCAGCTGACGAGAGTCGCATCGTAGGAGGCCAGCCAGCAAGTATCGATGAACATCCGTACCAG GTGTCTCTTCGATTTAACAATCGTCACGTATGCGGTGGCTCTATCATTAGCGAGCAATGGATCGTCACAGCCGCGCACTGTGTCCAGAG CCCCTTGGTTCGTTTCTTTTCGATCAAGGCAGGCACTTCCGACCTTACGGAGGACAACGCCACTGTAGTCACCGCCGAAGAAATTATTACTCACGAGAGCTACGACAGAAGCATCGCGGATTACGATATTGCTCTGATTCGG TTGGAAAAGCGGTTGGTGTACAGTTCGCGGATAAAACCGATCCTGCTGGCACCAATAGCCGATCATTATACGGCTGGCAGCAATGCGATGGTTACCGGTTGGGGAATTTTGAGAAACAACGGTCCACTGACCACACGGTTACGTAAAGTGCAAGTACCACTGGTTTCTAGCGCTCAGTGTTCCCGTTTGTACGTAACCAGACCAATCACACGAAGAATGATATGCGCTGGTTATGTGAATGCCGGAGGAAAGGATGCCTGTCAG GGCGACAGTGGCGGACCATTGGTGCAACATGACAAACTGATCGGAATCGTATCGTGGGGCTTTGGATGCGCGCGGCCATCTTATCCCGGCGTTTACACGCGTGTGACAGTCCTTCGAAGTTGGATCACCGAGAAAACCGGTCTGTGA